In Struthio camelus isolate bStrCam1 chromosome 3, bStrCam1.hap1, whole genome shotgun sequence, the DNA window tttacattgttttttttaatccatgtttTTTCCATTGTATCCATGTTCTTCTCTCTTCCACTCTCTCCTCGCTCCCTACCCTCCTTACCCCAGATAATCAAGCACTGGCTGTATGTACAACAATTCACCTAAAGGCAGAAGAGTCTTTGTAGCCGTGACTGTTTGAGGATACCGTTTATAGTAAGTACAATTATAAAAGGTAAGTGATATAAGCAATCAATCATTTCTTGCCGTGTCAGAAAACAACCACACCTATCTCTTCAGCAAAGAGACCAGTTCAGTCTTGAATGGAACGGGAAAGGACCAAAGATTTGATATGGAATAGTTCATGGAACATGAACAGGGTTTGTGTAGTAAAACTTCTAAATTAGAAGTCAAGCGTATTGCAGCTACTAAAAATAAGATAGTGAGCCAAGAGCAGAGCATAAATGACATCCAGACTACACAAAGTTTAAGTGGTTCCTACCCTCGCTGAGATGCAATgtaaattttgcatttaaaaaggaGGAAGGTAGCTGAATGGTGCATTTCCTGCTAGAATTAGTTGTCTTCAGAAGCCAGGATCAGAGTTTAAGCAGCACATTTAGAGACAAAAGGCTCTGGCCATTGCCCTCGGGCGCTTGGCACCCTCACAGGTAGTCTAGCCCACAGGTTCTCTGAAAGCAGCAGCGTGCATTTTACAAACACTGATTTATAGCAGCACGCATTTTAAAGGCCATTTTGGGCTTCCTACTTTCCACACTCGGACCCTTCAAACAGAAATCCCTTTCCATGATATGAGAAGCCTTTGCTAGCCCAATGCGAGCCCATGTCCAGTGAAGGTGCCTGATCACAGTATGCTTTGACTAGCGCAGATCAGTTCAGCAATGTTCTCCCACTCAAGAGTGCTGCAAAGTTCATGCCATACAATGTGGAATTTCGACCTCATTAATAGACTTCCAAAAGAAGTAATTCAGCCACATTTCTAAGCAGTTAGACGAAGCTCTAAGTACTTTGTTTGAACACAACTACATTATAATGCTCAGTTTCCTGAACAAAGAAATCCTATATTACAGTTGTTACTGACTTGCTTCCTTTTAAGGAGTgactcctctcttctctctgatTCTCAGACCCCTTTCAGTCTCTTTCCACTTTAGTTTCCTTTAAAAGTGAGTTCACACTTAACTACCATTGGTGAAGTTTTAGTCCAAGGTAGAGGAAGTCTATTCAAAGAGTCAGAGAGTCAGCAAAAGTTTCTTTCCGTGTTTTTTTTATTCAGTGGAGTTCCTCACCAGATTAAAACATCTTTGTgagaaatgaataataaatttcAAACATTACCTCATGATAGCCTGAGGAGTAAGTAGTACCTGACCACACCATCAGGCCCACGTTACTAAACAGCAGCCTCAACAGCGTGCTGAGCAGGCTGTTTTGCAAAGAATAGGatgttaaaaagaagaagaaaaaaagtgtttggccTTCAAATCCTTGCACCATTTATTCAGTGCTCTTCCAAACCCAGAGCAAAACCCATCGCTGGTAACCACGGTAACTGCCTCAGCTACACAGGATCTGCAGGGCACGCAGAGCTACTGATCGGTGACAGGATGGGCTGCAGAAGAGAGACCATACTGTGCAGAAGGCCAGTAGCATGTAGGAACACAGCCCCAAATACTAGGGAAAGAAATAGCCGTAACTGAGTCCAGTCAGCCCACAAGGTATGTCTGTTTTGATGCAAATACTCAGAGAAACCGATACCCTGTACCGCGACTGGTTATGCAGCACATGCAGCACTGCTTTTGATAGACCATCAAAACTCATCAGCCCTGCAACTGGATTCTGCATTGAGAAATATTTTAGGAATGTAGTCAGGGTAGCTAATTTCTTCTAATGCCAAGGTTAAGTGATTAGAAACCCTCTTGCAAAAATCCACCATTTTCAGAAAGCTTGACATGAGACAGCACACTTTTCCGGCAACCCATCTTCTACACCATGCCACTAGCCTTACCATTGCAGACAAAACGTATGTTTGGCAGGAGGGAACAGGAAAGCTACTAAGTTTTTACTTTTGTGATCTAGTTCTACAAGCTAGGTAAGTGCCTTCGTCATGTTTTCTCCTGACTAACACCAAACAGTTCAAATTCAAGCGCACGAAGACTGACAGACTGACCAATATTACCTTAGGAACAAGCTGTCACTGCTAGCATCACCCAGAAGCTCCAGGAaggcagccagagaggggaaacaCTAGCACGACAGCCACAGTCAGAGCACCTGGGGAAGACAGCTCCATCCATCCCAAACAGTTTAATTGCCCCCTTACTTTCCATCCCCCGCTAATACCATTTTTTACTAATAGCTGCAACTATTGGCCCTGCCAGCTTGAAATCCCTTACCCAGTTCAGGGCTTTATGCCACACTTATTACTGTAGTACCCACATATCAGGAAGTGGAAGACAATAGCACATAGTGATGATTCTCAGTTCAGCTTGGCTCTGCACTCTTAAAGGAAATGCTTGAGGGGCTTTTATGGGCAGGTCTTCCAGTcgttggttttggggggggggtttgtaCATTGAATTTTTAACATAGCATTCCATAATAAGCatattttgcactgaaatggGAAAGGGGAATTAAGCTTTGGCATAATTCCCTCTTACTTCCAGACCAGCATCTTATCCTTTGCCAAGCTCTCAATACACGATTAAACATAACATAATAGAGTTAGTTATCAAACTGTACTCAGCAATAGCTCATCTTAGAAGGCAAGGCTTCTCTTCAGCTTTTAGAGTCCAAGATTTAAGGGTTCATACATTTCTGTGCATCAAAAAGATTTCACAACAAACCCATAGCACaagcaaaatccttctttatTGTTTACTAACGTTTTACGTAAAATCTGTATGCTCTCCATGTGCTTATTCCACCAGCATTCTGCTGTCTGTGACAAACGCTTTACTTGTAGGCAGAATGTAATGTACCCTCGAGCACAGTGAGCTACTTGTGAAGTTGAATGGCTTCTGGGCCAAATCCAGTGGCCTTTCGCATAAAGTTGTACAAGTTTGGCAGGTGCATATAAAGTAGATCATGTATCTGGAAAACTAGACTGTCATCACTTCCATGCTGAAACACAAATTGCGAATCATAGAGGAATGAATAGTGATGATGTAAGACGTTCTGTACAGCATGGTTTAGCAGTTCCCAAACAATAATGAATTTAGCCCAAATGGTGAGCCTCTGCAGAGAAACTATTTTTAGAAACAAGACACCTAGTAAAGGTCAACCTTGATGTCAGCTCAAGTCCTGTGATTAAGGCACAGCTTTTTCCATGTACTAATCCGAGACCGTATCCTCAGTTCCAGTATTCATACAAGCCataaaacatcacttttttttttaatgacagctgctccaggaacaGCGACCAGCCAGGACGCTTGCCTGGAGCACTTGTCCTGAGTATGTTAGTCTCACAGACTCTGGTGCCAAACAAATCCTACTGTTTAAGTTATCTACCTTGGTAACCCTTCACTGTTCAGGCTGTTTTTAACCCCTAAAATCTGATTTATGTGGAACTAGTCTTTCTGAAGATGGTTTTCTTATCACATATATGTGGTCAGCATCACAAATAGCCTCAAGCGCTGTTTACTATGCCACTTCCCCCAAGACCATTATCTTGCTTGacatctattttttaaaactaaaactgCACAGCTAAAGAATAGATTCACTAgaaaagaacacaaacaaaaCTGTCTACTTATCTCCCAATCTTGTCTCCTAAACTTTGTCACCAAGCCAACACATACGAACAGGCAAATATAGCTGATTTTTAACTTGCAAGTACTTGTGAGGCTGTGAATACACATCTAGCTTTAAATAAAGGGACCCTTTCTGGAAATGTCCACTCACTGACAAATCTCAGCATAATTCAGTAGGAAACATTATGTAAATGGAAAGCAGTGGGCAGACACTACATTTATTCAGTCCTACAAAGAGATGCCCAGGTCTTTTTGCAGACTTTAAGAGCACTGCTCTGCAAAACACCCTTTACTTccttatttctgttctttccagGAATGGAGTGCATTGCTCCTTACCCCGAAGCGTGCAAAGATTAGAAATGTAGAGCTCCCAATCAGAATAGAGAGGAAACACGGACACCAGTTTGCTCTTCCAGGATCAGCAATTTTACAGCTATTTCTGACATTCTGGAGCATTTCAAGCTACTTCAGAATAAGCATCATCACATTAGTAAATTAAGCTAGATTCCACAGAAGTTAAGCTGAGCAATTCTCATTCTCTAACCTGCCTTCAAAGTTACTAACAGTCTGGATAGGTGGTTAAGTTACAGTGTGAGAGCTACATCCATCTAAAAGTAATTCAAGCACATACATTCAAGCAAAGCATCTTACATTAAATTGTTCAAGTCTTTATTCACTATACTCACCAAGTACCATCAACTTTGTTTTGATAGCCTATTGTTTGATCTTTTGACTACTGCCATCGATGCTGACACTAGAAAGAATTCCAAACAATAGCAAAGAAGAGCAGACTTAAACATTTTGCCCTCAGTCTTCAGTGCCTTCCTTCCAATCCTTCAAAGGATTTTCATCTACTATGTCAAACCATTCTTTCCTAAAAGTCATCTCATAAAGTGAATCaagatttggggtgggggggtgcagcCATATATGGGCCCCATCCTCATAGGGAGCCTTTTAGTAGCAGATCGCCTTCCGTTTCAGTCAGATATAGCAACTACACAACATAGATATAGCAACTACACAACATACAGAAAAATATGGAAgaatttttcctaaatatttccatgcagCACGTCAGACATTTGTATTCTGTGAAGAGCAGAGATAACCTCTCCGGACCATGGTTTGGATGACCAAACGTCCTTTCTTATATACAGAGGGACTATGCCTGCATGACAAAAAGCATACAACACAGCCCAGTAAGGCCACATGTGTTTGAACTATGTGAATCAGACCAAAAGCCAGCAAGCCGGTGGTCACTAACTACAATATCGAGAATCATAATTCATACAAACACAAATTCATGCAGACATCAGTTCACCAGTTCATGCAAACAGTTGTAAGTACTTCTGACCTCAAAGACATTATTTCAGCCTACAGGCTAGATGGCCTAATAAATCATGAGGCTGGACAGGCAAGTCACACCAAAATGAAGTGTTataactgcttatttttaaaccaaagttTCCATttatctctttccttcccttagtTCATGGATGTAAATAGTTAAATGGGTTTAACTTGTCACATGCACATTTCTGATAAGGGCAACTCCTTTTGACAAATTTGCTGAGAAACTGGTTTTGAGATGAAAGGGAGTTTCTTTAAACATTTGTATATACATGCTTAGATGTGCAGGGCTGGTTATTTAGGCTCTCACATCCACTCAAGACATCCACACCTCGGGAACTGTCAGGCTCAAGAGCCCTGGAGGGAGATGCTGGCTCCAGAGCTGTTAATTGCGAAATTCACACTTGGCTTCAACAAATCTCTCCTCAGGAGTCTCTAATGAAAGTGAATTAGACCTACAGAGGTGAAAGATGAGTGAACCACAGCCTAGACTTAATGTTTGGATCTTTTATAAGACGAAATACTAACatgggggtggggagcaggggagaagagaagactaccCTGAGACTAGAAGATTTATACTTCTACCGAAGCCTTGGCAAAACAAAGTGCTGGTAATTCCTTACTACAGTATTAAGTTTGCTTTATATGGAAGAAAATAGTGCTGAAGATTATTCCACTGAATAATCTTGAAATTCCCTGTCCACCTGCTCTCTACAGAAGAAAATTCATTCTCAGATACTCACTTTTGTACACAGTAACAGAAAAACAGGCTTGAAATTTACAAGTTAAATctcaaaaaacagtattttgaattCTCATTCTGATGCTTTCTAGCTGCTCGCTGAAACTCGCTGGCTGTAATTACCCTGCTCCTTAAGGCCGGGGTAACACAAAAATGCTGTCTCCCAGCCGCCCATATCTGCACAGAAGCGCTTCCCGCACAATGCGCTGCTCTGACATTTTGCtgcctccaggcagcccctccgcggtgcggcgcggtgcggcgcggtgccGGGGTGCCAGGCCCGCAGCCCGCCCCGCTGCGCCGGCCGTcggggccccgcgcgccgctgcccgcggagccggggcggAGGCCGGGCggtgcccggccccggggagcgcGGCCAACTCCTCCTCCAGCGCCCGCCCTCCCAAACCACACACGGCCCCGACCctgcgcgcagccccggcgcgggggggggtccGCAAGCCCGAGGCtgggccgccccggctcccctgcctccctccgcgcaccgcccgccgccgcgctggaaGCGCGCTACAGCCGCAGGCACCGGCGGCCCGtcggggcgcgcagccccgccgccaccgACAGCCCCCGGTCCGAGGGGGGGGAGCTCAGCCCCGCGGAGGGGTGTCTCGGCCCCGAGGGGTctcggccccccgcccccggggggagaggggaggcggcggcgccccgcggccgggccagcCCCGCCGGTTTCCCGCGGTGCCCTGTGCGGGGCCGTGTGAGAAAAACCGGCGCTGTGCCTCCGGGCGGCGGCCCCCTCCCATTCactttaggggggaaaaaaagaaaaaaaaccagaaaaatccCCTTTTTTGCAGGGTAGGGGGAGATGCACCTTTCCCGAGAGGAGCACCACCGAGGAGCACCCGGGCAGGGCGGCGGAGGACGCCCGGGCTGGGAATGTCATTTGGAGGTGGCTGTGACAAGCCCCCTCATCACGCGCAGCCGAAACACGGTTGCGGGTGGGAGGAAGCGTCCGGGGGCGAGACAGGCAGACGCGCGCGGACAGGGaccgcgggggcggccgcgccggggacccgccgccgccgcccgagcaccgggcaccgccgccgcgcACCTCGCAGCCGTAgagctgccccagctgctccaCGATCCACTCCTCCAGCACCAGCCGCTTCCGCAGCTCCTTCCGATCGTATTTCACCGTCACTTTGCCTTGCTGGTGGCGCCGCTGCTGGACCtgcaccaccgccgccgccgccgacaccGAGTCCTCccgggaggagccgccgccgccgccgctcccgcgggGGCTCTGGAAGAAaacgcggctcccgccgccgccgccacccgccgccgccgcctcgctgcCCCCGGTCGCCACCGAcatgctccgctccgctccgccgccgccgagccgagaggcgccgcccgccgctaccgccgggccggagccgccgccgccgccgccgccggtggcgCGTGTGCCTGGCTCCCCCGCACCTGCCGTTTAAAGGCGCTCATGgcacggcggcgcggccggccccgccgcgggggggcccggcccacaccggcgcggcgcggagcggcggggcggggacagcagcgccgccgccgccgccgccgccgcctcccctccgcccgcccgcccgctgccggggcgccggcggggcggcgcgcgcggccaGGCTTTCCGAAACACCCGCCTGCGGCCGGGTTTTTACCCGCCCCAGGGgatctttctttcccccccccccaaggaagaGGAGGTATTGCCTTGTCTTGCACGCTTACCCATATCATACCTCTGCTTACTGAAGCATTAAAGCGCTGAATGCGACCGCTTTCTTCTCCCCAGGGAAGATGACTGGGTTCATGGCAGTGAACCCAGACAGAAGGCGAGCATGTCAAGCAATTTTCGTAACAATTAGCCGTTTGCAGATCTTCCTTGCACAAGACGCCATTTGGCATTGGCGGTCCCAGGCGGCGTGATAGCTTGGCATCTCGCAGCAGGCGTTGAGTGAAATCACCGGTGTCCCGACAGGCGCACTAAAATCTGCCTGTGGTCACGAGGAGCAAGCTGCCATAACTCAGACGCCAGGTAGGGGGTCCTGGACTGTTAGAGAAGAGGTTCACCTACGCCGCAGGGCAGGTGACAGCCCTGTGCACGTGCAGGCCTCGGACTGGGAACGCACCAAGTCCCAAAGCTCAGGTGTTGCTGCTGAGAGAGCAGCATCCCTTGCACACGCACTGGCCAAATTTGGGGGAGAAGGCATTGAATTGGCAAGGGGTAGAGGGGAACAGGGTGTGGGGAATGGGGCCTGTTATAACCACATGGGTGTTTCTTCTATCAAATCCTTGTCATTATTAGAGCCGTGCGATACTGATAGCGTTGCAGCCTCTTGTCTGCGTTTGGCGCGCTGTTTCACATGAGGCTAGCATGAGGCATTTGAGTCCAGTACAAGCTATCTTAGGTGAAGCTCAGTTTGCACTGCTAAAAAGGTCGTAATCTAATATGATCAAGAGTTAAAATCTCGTTATTGGTCTTGAATGATGTGAAAGCTTTCAGATTTTCATCTAAGAAAAAAGCTAATTCTTCAAAGCAAAGCATACAAAATTAAGCTCCTTATCTATATTTAGCGACCAAATGATTTTCAGAGGTACTGACCAACTGCAATTTGGCGTCGGTGGAGATCACGCTTGAGGCCTGAGCTATGGGCAGAGCTTGAAAGAAAGCCACATCCCACAAGTCTGACTTTATGTAAGGAGTCTGCCCCATCACCACTGCAATCT includes these proteins:
- the PPP1R14C gene encoding protein phosphatase 1 regulatory subunit 14C, with amino-acid sequence MSVATGGSEAAAAGGGGGGSRVFFQSPRGSGGGGGSSREDSVSAAAAVVQVQQRRHQQGKVTVKYDRKELRKRLVLEEWIVEQLGQLYGCEEEEMPDVEIDIDDLLDAANEEERALKLQETLVDCYKPTEEFIKELLTRIRGMRKLSPPQKKSI